One Shewanella sp. MR-4 DNA window includes the following coding sequences:
- a CDS encoding FxsA family protein encodes MFLILFLLFVLIPVVELSVLIRVGEVLGTWTTIGLVLFTAVLGVSLVRSQGLSTLMQVQQKLTRGEAPGQEIVEGMMLAMAGVLLVIPGFVTDFIGLLLLTPLTRRPIAALVFKRMQLRVVSGLQGGMHGGFGAGPFGPHSGSQSNPFGQSPFEQHTHSDGNVYEGDFEHKADPSDKRPESHQLTDQDLDAKANEPKDAQPKDPKA; translated from the coding sequence ATGTTTTTAATCCTGTTTTTATTATTTGTGCTGATCCCAGTTGTCGAACTGTCAGTGTTAATTCGTGTGGGCGAAGTGCTTGGCACTTGGACCACTATTGGTCTGGTGTTATTTACCGCCGTGTTGGGTGTATCCCTCGTGCGTAGCCAAGGACTGAGCACGCTGATGCAAGTGCAGCAAAAACTCACCCGAGGCGAGGCGCCAGGACAGGAAATTGTCGAAGGCATGATGTTAGCCATGGCGGGTGTATTGCTGGTTATTCCTGGCTTTGTGACTGATTTTATTGGTCTATTATTACTCACACCCTTAACGCGCCGCCCGATTGCCGCCTTAGTGTTTAAGCGTATGCAGCTGCGTGTGGTGTCTGGTTTACAGGGCGGTATGCACGGCGGTTTTGGTGCGGGTCCATTTGGACCTCATTCTGGCTCGCAGTCGAATCCATTTGGCCAATCTCCCTTTGAGCAACATACTCACTCCGACGGCAATGTGTATGAAGGGGACTTTGAGCATAAGGCCGATCCGAGCGATAAACGGCCCGAGAGTCATCAATTGACCGACCAAGACCTTGATGCGAAAGCGAATGAGCCTAAAGACGCTCAGCCAAAAGATCCAAAAGCTTAG
- the cutA gene encoding divalent-cation tolerance protein CutA, translating into MQAQYLVVSTSCPDEVQAKRIARALVDARIAACVHISAPIRSIYAWEGKICEEQEISLHIKCLQSRYAELEQLVLKLHPYQVPEIIAVPVTHGLPAYLDWIKDNTQP; encoded by the coding sequence ATGCAAGCTCAGTATCTCGTGGTCAGCACTAGCTGCCCTGATGAAGTTCAAGCCAAACGCATCGCTCGCGCCTTAGTGGACGCGCGCATCGCCGCTTGCGTGCACATTTCGGCGCCGATCCGCTCCATTTATGCATGGGAAGGAAAAATCTGTGAGGAGCAAGAAATTAGCTTACACATTAAATGTTTACAAAGCCGCTATGCCGAGTTAGAACAGCTTGTGCTAAAACTCCACCCTTATCAAGTGCCTGAAATTATTGCCGTACCCGTGACTCACGGGCTACCAGCCTACTTAGATTGGATAAAAGATAACACTCAGCCATGA
- a CDS encoding protein-disulfide reductase DsbD, with protein MKKLLSLIFTALLFLTSLTLSGNAFANSFGFLKSEPELMPVDQAFAFDFKQEGNKVTLNWVIADGYYMYRDKLKFSVNGAELGTIDLPKGKPHNDEYFGEQEVYYTYIDIPVGLKQADDNGTLSVTFMGCAEGKLCYPPTKRDVTLKAVAANDGNIATGADSNETTEPTATADAKQTGSAPSQPITQQDSLSQMLSNDSLLWTLVIFFGLGIGLALTPCVFPMYPILSGIIVGQGQKLSTAKAFTLSMAYVQGMAITYSILGLVVASAGMKYQAALQHPAVLIFLAILFFVLSLSMFGLYDLKLPSSWQEKMNSISNNQKGGNLVGVFLMGVISGLVASPCTTAPLSGALVYVAQTGDLLQGFLALYVLSMGMGVPLLIIGTSGGKLLPRAGAWMNIIKTVFGFLLIAVSIVMLGRIWTGVVSDLLWSLWGISFTGYLMHQNKLSAFNWKQTVRSVLLTLTLLASFSYGFQAVMGHFGFTHAPMGGVATTEEEHGFKRIKSIEDLDREIAAATAAGKPVMLDLYADWCVACKEFEAITFKDAEVLARMNKIVLLQADVTKSDAIDVALLEKYNVLGLPTLLMFNEQGEQREDLRVTGFMGPKEFAAHLDHLVK; from the coding sequence ATGAAAAAACTACTTAGCCTTATTTTCACCGCGTTACTGTTCCTTACGTCTCTCACCCTAAGTGGCAACGCCTTCGCCAATAGCTTTGGTTTTCTAAAAAGCGAACCCGAGTTAATGCCCGTCGATCAAGCCTTTGCCTTCGATTTTAAGCAAGAAGGTAATAAGGTCACCCTCAATTGGGTGATTGCCGATGGCTATTATATGTATCGGGATAAGCTCAAATTTAGCGTCAATGGCGCCGAACTTGGCACCATCGACCTGCCAAAGGGTAAGCCCCACAACGACGAATATTTCGGTGAGCAAGAGGTTTACTACACCTATATCGATATTCCCGTTGGCCTGAAACAAGCCGATGATAACGGCACCTTAAGCGTGACCTTTATGGGCTGCGCCGAGGGTAAACTCTGTTATCCACCGACCAAACGTGATGTGACCCTAAAAGCTGTCGCGGCCAATGATGGGAACATTGCAACGGGTGCAGACAGCAACGAAACGACTGAACCTACCGCCACTGCTGATGCTAAGCAAACAGGTAGCGCCCCAAGCCAACCTATTACTCAGCAGGACAGCCTAAGCCAGATGCTGTCTAACGACAGTTTACTCTGGACCTTAGTGATCTTCTTCGGCCTAGGGATTGGTCTGGCGCTCACGCCTTGCGTCTTCCCTATGTATCCGATCCTATCGGGCATTATTGTCGGCCAAGGGCAAAAACTATCAACCGCCAAAGCCTTCACCCTGTCGATGGCCTATGTGCAAGGTATGGCGATCACCTACTCGATTTTAGGTCTAGTGGTTGCCTCTGCAGGGATGAAATACCAAGCGGCGCTACAGCATCCCGCTGTGCTGATCTTTTTAGCAATCCTGTTCTTTGTGCTCAGTTTATCCATGTTTGGTTTGTACGATCTCAAACTGCCTTCTAGCTGGCAGGAGAAGATGAACTCGATTTCAAACAATCAAAAGGGCGGCAATTTAGTTGGCGTGTTTTTGATGGGGGTGATCTCAGGATTAGTGGCCTCACCTTGTACTACGGCCCCGCTCTCAGGCGCCTTAGTCTATGTGGCGCAAACTGGCGATTTATTGCAAGGTTTCCTCGCGCTCTACGTGCTGAGTATGGGTATGGGTGTACCGCTACTCATCATTGGTACCTCGGGTGGTAAGTTACTGCCACGCGCTGGCGCTTGGATGAATATCATTAAAACCGTGTTCGGTTTCCTCCTGATTGCGGTATCGATTGTGATGCTTGGCCGTATTTGGACGGGCGTGGTTTCCGATCTGCTCTGGTCGCTGTGGGGCATTAGCTTTACCGGTTACCTGATGCACCAAAACAAACTCAGCGCCTTTAACTGGAAACAAACCGTGCGCTCAGTGCTGCTGACACTCACGCTGTTGGCCAGCTTCTCCTACGGTTTCCAAGCGGTCATGGGCCACTTTGGCTTTACCCATGCGCCAATGGGCGGCGTGGCGACAACTGAGGAGGAACACGGCTTTAAACGGATTAAATCCATTGAAGATTTAGACCGTGAAATCGCCGCAGCGACTGCTGCGGGCAAGCCCGTGATGCTGGACCTCTACGCCGATTGGTGTGTGGCCTGTAAAGAGTTTGAAGCCATCACCTTTAAGGACGCCGAAGTCTTAGCGCGGATGAATAAAATAGTGTTATTGCAGGCCGACGTGACTAAGAGTGATGCCATTGATGTGGCACTGCTGGAGAAATACAATGTCCTCGGTTTACCCACGCTGCTGATGTTTAATGAGCAAGGCGAGCAAAGGGAAGATTTAAGAGTGACTGGCTTTATGGGACCGAAAGAATTTGCCGCCCATTTAGATCACTTAGTGAAATAA
- a CDS encoding cation:proton antiporter family protein: MEPAILIITLICGMLVSRIGLPPLIGYLVAGFVLFVFGIEKESLPLLQELANLGVTLLLFAIGLKLDIRSLFKAEVWAGSSIHLVLSMVLFIPILKILGLIGLSQLDGLSVAQLSLIAFALSFSSTVFAIKVLEDKGDVQSLYGRVAIGILIMQDIFAVVFLTISKGAVPSVWALALLLLPLAKPLIYKAFDRVGHGELLVLFGLVMALVVGAWLFESVGLKPDLGALIIGILLAGHKKASELAKSLFYFKELFLVAFFLTIGLNGLPTVSDVVLAALLVLLVPLKILLFVYILTRFKLRSRTSMLASFNLGNFSEFGLIVAAVATSKGWLPPQWLVIIAVALSFSFLFAAPLNATVGNIYQRFQQRLIRLEKPPLHPEDRPIAIGNPRFLILGMGRIGSGAYDELRARFDGEILGIEHKQELVDLHRANGRNVVQGDAADTDFWEKLDKAPNLELVLLAMPHHTGNLFAVEQLKKLNYQGKLSAIVQYGDDAASLRTSGVHSVYNLYEAAGAGFVDHVIHELLPDSETRAAVEANAEDTNSRTA; the protein is encoded by the coding sequence ATGGAACCGGCTATTCTCATCATTACACTTATCTGCGGCATGCTGGTTAGCCGCATAGGGCTGCCTCCCCTGATCGGCTACTTAGTGGCAGGCTTTGTACTCTTTGTTTTTGGTATTGAAAAAGAAAGCCTGCCCCTATTACAAGAACTCGCTAACCTCGGGGTCACCTTATTACTGTTTGCCATTGGCCTAAAACTCGATATTCGTAGCCTCTTTAAGGCCGAAGTCTGGGCGGGCTCGAGCATACATTTAGTGCTCTCCATGGTGCTGTTTATTCCCATACTCAAAATCCTCGGCCTGATTGGCTTAAGCCAGCTCGACGGTTTGAGCGTGGCACAACTGTCTTTAATCGCCTTCGCGCTTAGCTTCTCCAGTACGGTATTCGCGATTAAGGTGTTGGAAGATAAAGGCGATGTGCAGTCACTCTATGGCCGCGTCGCCATTGGTATCCTGATTATGCAGGATATTTTTGCCGTGGTATTTTTAACCATTTCTAAGGGGGCGGTCCCATCAGTCTGGGCGCTGGCGCTATTGCTGTTACCTCTGGCAAAACCGCTGATTTACAAAGCCTTCGACCGTGTCGGCCACGGCGAACTCTTAGTGCTATTTGGATTAGTGATGGCGCTGGTTGTCGGCGCTTGGTTATTTGAATCCGTCGGCCTCAAACCGGATCTCGGCGCGCTTATCATCGGGATTTTACTCGCGGGGCATAAAAAGGCCTCTGAGCTGGCCAAATCCTTGTTCTACTTTAAAGAACTCTTCCTTGTCGCCTTCTTCTTAACCATTGGTCTCAATGGTTTACCCACGGTATCCGATGTGGTGCTCGCGGCATTACTGGTGCTGTTAGTGCCGTTAAAAATCCTGTTGTTCGTCTACATTCTTACTCGCTTTAAGCTGCGTTCACGCACCTCTATGTTGGCCTCATTCAACTTAGGTAACTTCTCTGAGTTCGGCCTTATCGTGGCCGCCGTTGCCACCAGCAAAGGTTGGCTACCACCACAATGGCTGGTGATTATCGCCGTAGCCTTAAGTTTCAGCTTCTTATTTGCGGCGCCACTCAACGCTACCGTGGGCAATATTTATCAACGCTTCCAACAACGTCTGATAAGGCTAGAGAAGCCTCCGCTTCACCCAGAAGACAGGCCGATTGCCATAGGTAATCCCCGCTTCTTGATCTTAGGTATGGGCCGCATTGGTAGCGGAGCCTACGATGAACTGCGCGCGCGTTTCGATGGTGAAATCCTCGGGATTGAACACAAGCAGGAACTGGTGGATTTACACCGAGCCAATGGCCGTAATGTGGTTCAAGGGGATGCCGCGGATACCGACTTTTGGGAGAAACTCGACAAAGCACCGAATCTTGAGTTAGTGCTGCTGGCCATGCCGCACCATACGGGTAATCTGTTCGCCGTTGAGCAGCTTAAGAAGCTGAACTATCAGGGTAAACTCAGCGCCATCGTGCAATACGGCGATGATGCCGCCTCACTGAGAACCTCTGGTGTACACAGTGTGTATAACTTGTACGAAGCGGCGGGGGCGGGTTTTGTCGACCATGTGATTCATGAGCTGTTACCCGATTCTGAAACCCGCGCAGCGGTCGAAGCCAATGCTGAGGACACAAACTCTCGCACCGCTTAA
- the galK gene encoding galactokinase: MSNPAQRATKLFVQTFGTKADDLYQAPGRVNLIGEYTDYNDGFVLPAAINFHTVIAVKRRDDNKFRAVADAFPGQIKEWSFGKDTEINPEDGWVNYLKGLTVAMANTGLIAKGLDLAVVGDVPLAAGLSSSGALVVAFGTAISDSSQLHLSPMAVAQLAQRGEYRYVSSACSIMDHMICAMGEPDHALLIDCLDLDSEPIAIPENLSLIIIDAHIEKQRLAATNQQRREECAQAAEHFGLDALRHLDLRQLESAKDQLDDTLYRRAKHVVTENKRTQSAARALEQNNLSKFSLLMAQSHQSLRDDFEVTLPEFDTLVDIVGQVIGERGGIRMTDGCVVALVDHELTDAVVSAVEHAFYEQTGIDATVYLCSASAGAGRIDI; the protein is encoded by the coding sequence ATGTCGAACCCTGCGCAGCGCGCCACTAAGTTATTTGTCCAAACCTTTGGCACTAAAGCCGATGATTTATACCAAGCCCCAGGTCGGGTTAATTTGATCGGTGAATATACGGATTACAACGACGGCTTCGTATTGCCCGCCGCCATTAATTTTCATACTGTGATTGCGGTTAAACGCCGAGACGACAATAAGTTTCGCGCCGTTGCCGACGCCTTTCCGGGGCAAATCAAGGAATGGAGCTTCGGTAAAGACACCGAAATCAATCCTGAGGATGGTTGGGTTAATTATCTCAAAGGCTTGACCGTGGCCATGGCCAACACTGGGCTTATCGCCAAAGGGTTAGACTTAGCGGTTGTCGGCGATGTGCCATTAGCCGCGGGTCTGTCTTCCTCCGGCGCCTTAGTCGTCGCCTTTGGCACCGCCATTAGCGACAGCAGCCAACTGCATTTATCTCCTATGGCGGTTGCACAACTCGCTCAGCGCGGTGAATATCGATATGTCTCATCGGCTTGCAGCATTATGGACCATATGATCTGCGCCATGGGCGAACCGGATCATGCCTTGCTCATCGATTGTCTGGATCTGGATAGCGAGCCTATTGCGATCCCTGAAAATCTCAGCCTTATCATTATCGATGCCCATATCGAAAAACAACGTCTGGCGGCAACGAATCAACAGCGCCGTGAAGAATGCGCACAGGCTGCCGAGCATTTTGGTCTCGATGCCCTGCGCCACCTCGACCTGCGCCAGCTCGAAAGTGCTAAAGATCAATTGGATGACACCCTGTATCGCCGCGCCAAACACGTAGTCACCGAAAACAAACGCACTCAGAGTGCCGCTCGGGCGCTAGAGCAAAATAATCTATCTAAATTCAGTTTGTTAATGGCACAGTCCCATCAATCTCTGCGGGATGATTTTGAGGTGACACTGCCCGAATTTGACACTTTGGTGGACATAGTCGGCCAAGTGATTGGAGAGCGTGGCGGCATTCGCATGACCGACGGTTGTGTCGTCGCCTTAGTGGATCACGAACTCACCGATGCCGTGGTCTCGGCGGTCGAGCATGCATTTTATGAACAGACCGGAATCGATGCCACTGTGTATCTCTGCTCCGCGAGTGCTGGCGCGGGGCGCATCGACATCTAG
- a CDS encoding aldose epimerase family protein, whose protein sequence is MVRFSVLDPWTDPRGGEIERVRIDNGIIALEVLSLGGIIRSLWTPDKQGQRANIVLGCDSAEDYLTQNAHLGAIAGRFANRIAMGKMQYQGHEYQLDINQASNCLHGGREGFNRKNWHLGQLPDGVRLSLVSPDGDMGFPGNCTVQLDYRLAANNLYVEILASVDKPCPVSLTQHSYFNLDSQPNNHQHRMQIDATRYLTMNEVGVPTGIAEVKNSIFDLTQGVTLGDKLQDPALASTQGYDHCYLMDNPDGALRRFGCLSSPVSGRAMTVFTNQPGVQLYCANFLAGTLGRNQQSLDQYQGVCIEPQKLPDSPNQPQLGDDAWLVPGKIYHHISRYQFDIEG, encoded by the coding sequence ATGGTGCGTTTCAGTGTACTAGATCCTTGGACCGATCCCCGCGGCGGTGAAATCGAACGTGTGCGGATAGACAATGGCATCATCGCCTTAGAAGTGCTCAGCTTAGGTGGCATTATTCGCTCACTTTGGACGCCCGATAAACAGGGTCAACGCGCCAATATCGTACTTGGCTGCGACAGTGCCGAAGATTATCTAACCCAAAACGCCCACCTTGGCGCTATCGCAGGGCGCTTTGCCAACCGTATTGCGATGGGCAAGATGCAATATCAAGGGCATGAATATCAACTGGATATCAATCAGGCCAGCAACTGCTTGCACGGCGGCCGCGAAGGTTTTAATCGAAAAAACTGGCACTTAGGCCAACTTCCCGACGGTGTGCGTTTATCGCTAGTCAGCCCAGATGGCGACATGGGCTTCCCCGGCAATTGCACTGTCCAGTTAGACTATCGCCTCGCAGCCAATAATCTCTATGTGGAAATCCTCGCCTCGGTGGATAAACCTTGCCCCGTCAGTCTGACGCAGCATTCCTACTTCAACCTCGACAGCCAGCCGAACAATCATCAACATCGGATGCAAATCGATGCGACACGCTACCTCACCATGAATGAGGTGGGCGTGCCTACGGGGATAGCCGAGGTCAAAAACAGTATTTTTGATTTAACTCAGGGCGTTACTCTTGGGGATAAACTCCAAGATCCGGCGCTGGCCAGCACCCAAGGTTATGATCATTGTTATCTGATGGATAATCCCGATGGCGCGCTGCGCCGTTTTGGCTGCCTATCGAGCCCAGTCAGTGGTCGCGCCATGACAGTCTTTACCAATCAGCCCGGCGTGCAGCTCTACTGCGCGAACTTTTTAGCGGGAACCCTAGGGCGAAACCAACAAAGTTTGGACCAATATCAGGGCGTGTGTATTGAGCCGCAAAAATTGCCTGACTCGCCCAATCAACCCCAACTGGGTGATGACGCTTGGTTAGTACCGGGGAAAATCTACCATCATATCAGCCGCTATCAATTTGATATTGAAGGCTAA